One window of Helicobacter winghamensis ATCC BAA-430 genomic DNA carries:
- a CDS encoding DNA repair protein RecN encodes MQKLCLKQIIIKDSPTFKCASFSPSPHFNVFSGASGAGKSVLMESILALFGLRETNATLLEATLELRGIPQEFEGLIDEGEVVLTLSKKDKIRYFLNAQNIPKKKIQELFAPFLKHLSTKSYDATSEQNLFFVLDSFIESQTPNHKEILQNYKKSFLCFNEAKNALKTLQDEALKVAELKEFVRFEIQKLESLNPKKGEYEELLELKKDISKKEKINESLQDVRDFLSQSHKVTQFLNLTNSDESDSILSALNTLESLCEQESERLEALEMSNPEEILNRIEALSALKHRYGGVDEALEYLENKKQELKKYENLDSILKDAQNSYNNAKDMLQTSAKSLSQAREKYVSEFEKTLNSALTSLKMPSSKITLSPLSVESYSILGAQSLEISLNTALKNLSSGEFNRFRLALLLTQKGQEKILENSISKDSALIILDELDANLSGQESQSVAVALKELSSTHQIFAISHQPHMPSLANTHFLIQKQPDSSTITALDKQGRIQEIARMISGDSITKEALEFATKQLSALQ; translated from the coding sequence ATGCAAAAACTCTGTCTTAAACAAATCATCATTAAAGATTCCCCAACCTTTAAGTGCGCAAGCTTCTCTCCAAGCCCCCACTTTAATGTCTTTAGTGGTGCAAGTGGAGCGGGGAAATCTGTGCTTATGGAATCCATTTTAGCCCTTTTTGGACTTAGGGAAACAAACGCCACACTACTTGAAGCCACGCTTGAATTACGGGGGATTCCACAAGAGTTTGAAGGCTTAATTGATGAAGGGGAAGTTGTCCTAACTCTTAGCAAAAAGGATAAAATCCGCTATTTTCTAAATGCTCAAAATATCCCAAAAAAGAAAATCCAAGAGCTTTTTGCCCCCTTTTTAAAACATCTTAGCACCAAATCCTATGACGCAACAAGTGAGCAAAATCTCTTTTTTGTGTTAGATAGTTTTATAGAATCTCAAACCCCAAATCACAAAGAAATTTTACAAAATTATAAGAAATCCTTTTTGTGCTTTAATGAAGCTAAAAATGCGCTAAAAACCCTACAAGATGAAGCACTAAAAGTTGCTGAACTTAAAGAATTTGTGCGTTTTGAAATCCAAAAGCTAGAATCCTTAAATCCTAAAAAAGGAGAATACGAAGAACTTTTAGAACTCAAAAAAGATATCTCTAAAAAAGAAAAAATCAATGAAAGCCTACAAGATGTGCGTGATTTTTTAAGCCAAAGCCACAAGGTTACGCAGTTTTTAAATCTAACAAATAGCGATGAAAGCGATTCCATTTTAAGCGCATTAAACACGCTTGAATCCCTATGCGAACAAGAAAGCGAACGCCTAGAAGCACTAGAGATGAGCAACCCAGAAGAGATTTTAAACCGCATTGAAGCCCTAAGTGCGCTCAAACACCGCTATGGCGGCGTTGATGAAGCCTTAGAATATTTAGAAAACAAAAAGCAAGAATTAAAAAAATACGAAAATTTAGATTCCATCTTAAAAGACGCACAGAACTCTTATAATAACGCAAAAGATATGCTACAAACTAGTGCGAAATCCCTATCACAGGCAAGAGAGAAATATGTAAGTGAATTTGAAAAAACGCTAAATTCCGCCCTAACTTCACTAAAAATGCCAAGCTCTAAAATTACACTAAGCCCATTAAGTGTGGAATCTTATAGCATTCTAGGCGCACAAAGCCTTGAAATCTCGCTCAATACCGCCTTAAAAAACCTAAGTTCTGGAGAGTTTAACCGCTTCCGCCTTGCCTTGCTTCTTACACAAAAAGGACAAGAAAAAATCCTAGAAAATAGCATCTCAAAAGATAGCGCATTAATCATCTTAGACGAACTAGATGCCAACTTAAGCGGACAAGAATCCCAAAGTGTCGCAGTCGCGCTAAAAGAACTCTCAAGCACACATCAAATCTTTGCAATCTCTCACCAGCCCCATATGCCAAGCCTTGCTAATACGCATTTTCTTATCCAAAAACAGCCTGATAGCTCCACCATAACAGCACTTGATAAACAAGGCAGAATCCAAGAAATCGCAAGAATGATAAGTGGAGATTCCATCACCAAAGAAGCCCTAGAATTTGCTACCAAACAACTAAGTGCCTTACAATGA
- the acpP gene encoding acyl carrier protein, producing MAIFDDVKAVVVEQLNVNEGEVKPESKFVDDLGADSLDVVELVMALEEKFEIEIPDEEAEKIQTVGDVVAYIEKAKA from the coding sequence ATGGCAATATTTGATGATGTAAAGGCAGTTGTTGTAGAACAACTTAATGTAAATGAAGGTGAAGTGAAGCCGGAATCTAAGTTTGTAGATGATTTGGGCGCGGATTCTTTAGATGTTGTTGAACTTGTAATGGCATTAGAAGAAAAATTTGAAATTGAAATCCCAGATGAAGAAGCTGAAAAAATCCAAACAGTTGGCGATGTTGTTGCCTACATTGAAAAGGCAAAAGCTTAA
- a CDS encoding beta-ketoacyl-ACP synthase II, translating to MRRVVVTGLGMINALGLNREDSFKAIIDGRCGVKTISSFDITDFPVKIAAEITDFDPNSVMDAKEVKKADRFIQLGIKAAKEAMEDSGLLNSDGKLQDSINPERFGISSASGIGGLGNIEKNSVVNFERGPKRISPFFIPSALVNMLGGFISIDYSIKGPNLASVTACAAGTHGVSEAGKTIMLNCADRMLVVAAESAICGVGIGGFAAMKALSDRNDEPQLASRPFDNERNGFVMGEGAAALVLEEYEAAKARGATIYAELVGFGESGDANHITTPAPEGEGAYRAMKAALSMANTQIDYINAHGTSTKYNDLYETLALKKVFNGSVPPVSSTKGQIGHCLGAAGGIEAVISILAMQKGILPPTINQIQKDPECDLDYIPNTAREAKINAIMSNSFGFGGTNGVVIFKRV from the coding sequence ATGAGACGCGTAGTGGTAACTGGATTAGGAATGATTAATGCTCTTGGATTAAACAGAGAAGATTCTTTTAAAGCTATTATAGATGGAAGATGTGGAGTTAAAACAATCTCCTCTTTTGATATTACAGATTTTCCTGTGAAAATTGCCGCTGAGATTACAGATTTTGATCCAAATAGCGTAATGGACGCTAAAGAAGTCAAAAAGGCAGACCGCTTTATCCAGTTAGGAATCAAAGCCGCCAAAGAAGCAATGGAAGATAGCGGTTTATTAAATAGTGATGGTAAGCTACAAGATTCCATTAACCCCGAACGCTTTGGGATTAGCTCCGCTTCAGGCATTGGTGGCTTAGGCAATATTGAAAAAAACTCCGTGGTAAATTTTGAGCGCGGACCAAAGCGTATCTCTCCTTTCTTTATTCCTTCAGCACTTGTTAATATGCTTGGCGGATTTATTTCCATTGATTACTCTATCAAAGGACCAAATCTAGCAAGCGTTACAGCTTGTGCTGCTGGAACACACGGCGTTAGCGAAGCTGGAAAAACCATAATGCTAAATTGTGCAGATAGAATGCTAGTTGTTGCTGCAGAATCCGCGATTTGTGGCGTAGGAATCGGTGGTTTTGCCGCAATGAAAGCATTATCTGATAGAAACGATGAACCACAGCTTGCAAGTCGCCCTTTTGATAATGAACGCAATGGCTTTGTAATGGGAGAGGGTGCAGCAGCCTTAGTGCTTGAAGAATACGAAGCGGCTAAAGCAAGGGGGGCAACAATTTATGCAGAATTGGTAGGCTTTGGTGAAAGTGGCGATGCAAATCACATCACAACGCCAGCTCCAGAAGGAGAAGGTGCATACCGCGCAATGAAAGCAGCACTTTCTATGGCAAATACACAGATTGATTATATTAATGCACACGGCACTAGCACAAAATACAACGATTTATACGAAACACTTGCTCTTAAAAAAGTCTTTAATGGTAGTGTTCCGCCTGTTAGCTCCACAAAAGGGCAAATTGGGCATTGTTTAGGTGCAGCAGGTGGGATTGAAGCAGTGATTTCTATTTTAGCAATGCAAAAAGGAATCCTACCTCCAACAATCAATCAAATCCAAAAAGACCCAGAATGCGATTTAGACTACATTCCAAACACTGCAAGAGAAGCAAAAATCAATGCAATAATGAGCAATTCCTTTGGTTTTGGGGGAACTAATGGCGTTGTAATCTTTAAAAGAGTGTAA
- the yaaA gene encoding peroxide stress protein YaaA: MWILFSPSEKKCFTHKDEIASKNACFYKDFICENLQEILESYTQYLQHASDAQLQKLFGKKTLHLNEISLAQNLFTTPLLDSIKRYDGVAFNALNYENLDKIAKDYLAKNLLIFSNLFGVLKTTDKIPYYDLKQGEGFCHQTTTFSTKNLYANNHIKIWKFLDSKKPLEFLDLRAGFYQKCFSLNTIPTFLKEKSLHILTPNFIKNGKTLSHYAKFYRGILLQTCAKKEISNLQKLLNTEIKGLTLTDKNTSHKDNITHTILTYTIT, translated from the coding sequence ATGTGGATTTTATTTTCACCTAGTGAGAAAAAATGCTTCACACATAAAGATGAAATCGCTTCTAAAAATGCTTGCTTTTATAAAGATTTTATTTGTGAAAATTTACAAGAAATTTTAGAATCTTACACACAATATTTACAACACGCAAGCGATGCACAACTTCAAAAACTTTTTGGCAAAAAAACACTTCATCTTAATGAAATCTCTTTAGCACAAAATCTTTTTACAACACCACTTTTAGATTCCATTAAACGCTATGATGGAGTAGCTTTTAATGCCTTAAATTATGAAAATTTAGACAAAATTGCTAAGGATTATTTAGCAAAAAATCTTTTGATTTTTTCTAATCTTTTTGGTGTGCTTAAAACCACAGATAAAATTCCCTATTATGATTTGAAACAAGGCGAAGGTTTTTGCCACCAAACCACTACATTTTCTACAAAAAATCTCTATGCAAATAACCACATAAAAATTTGGAAATTTTTAGATTCCAAAAAGCCTTTAGAATTTTTAGATTTACGCGCAGGCTTTTATCAAAAATGCTTTTCTTTAAATACGATTCCAACTTTTTTGAAAGAAAAATCTCTCCACATTCTAACGCCAAACTTTATAAAAAATGGCAAAACACTAAGCCACTATGCAAAATTTTATCGCGGAATCCTTTTGCAAACTTGTGCTAAAAAGGAAATTTCAAACTTACAAAAACTTCTTAACACAGAAATTAAAGGACTTACTCTAACAGACAAAAACACCTCGCACAAGGATAATATTACCCATACAATTCTAACTTACACGATTACCTAA
- the accA gene encoding acetyl-CoA carboxylase carboxyl transferase subunit alpha, producing MATYLDFEVKIKTIQENIATAKLKNDAHAIEILQKDLDKEVKKVYSNLSDYQKLQLARHPDRPYSMDYISLLLDEPLEIHGDRHFSDDHAIVCYLGKIAGEKVMVIGEEKGRGTKNKLYRNFGMPNPEGYRKALRVAKMAEKFGIPLLMFIDTPGAYPGVGAEERGQSEAIAKNLQEFSALKIPTISIVIGEGGSGGALAIGVADKLAMMEYSVFSVISPEGCAAILWNDPTKIENATQALKITPEGLKESHLIDAIIKEPGIGAHRDKEGAAEAIKTYFLESLDSIREDPDYLNKRFSKLMNYGSFQA from the coding sequence GTGGCAACCTATTTAGACTTTGAAGTAAAAATCAAGACAATCCAAGAAAACATCGCAACAGCAAAATTAAAAAATGATGCACACGCGATTGAGATCTTGCAAAAAGATTTAGACAAAGAAGTTAAAAAGGTTTATTCTAATCTTTCTGATTATCAAAAATTACAGCTTGCAAGGCATCCTGATCGCCCTTATTCTATGGACTATATTTCCTTGCTTTTAGATGAGCCTTTAGAAATCCACGGAGATAGACATTTTAGTGATGATCACGCTATTGTTTGCTATCTTGGTAAAATTGCAGGTGAAAAGGTAATGGTTATTGGCGAAGAAAAAGGCAGAGGGACAAAAAACAAACTTTATCGCAATTTTGGAATGCCAAACCCAGAAGGCTATCGCAAGGCATTGCGTGTGGCAAAAATGGCAGAAAAGTTTGGGATTCCGCTTTTAATGTTTATTGATACGCCCGGTGCATATCCCGGAGTTGGTGCAGAAGAGCGCGGACAGAGTGAAGCTATTGCTAAAAACTTGCAAGAATTTAGCGCACTTAAGATTCCAACAATCTCTATTGTTATCGGAGAAGGTGGAAGCGGTGGCGCGCTTGCTATCGGTGTGGCTGATAAACTTGCAATGATGGAGTATTCTGTTTTTAGCGTAATTTCACCAGAGGGTTGTGCAGCGATTTTATGGAATGATCCAACAAAAATTGAAAACGCCACGCAAGCCTTAAAAATCACGCCAGAAGGATTAAAAGAATCCCACTTAATTGATGCAATTATTAAAGAGCCCGGAATTGGAGCGCATAGAGATAAAGAAGGCGCAGCAGAAGCGATTAAAACCTACTTTCTAGAATCCCTAGATTCTATCCGTGAAGATCCAGATTATCTCAACAAACGCTTTAGCAAGCTGATGAATTACGGAAGCTTCCAAGCATAA
- a CDS encoding NFACT family protein: protein MNLSTLQKFANFLTQTPPLKLRIIRRIGDNLFKLDLNGELFFIDLTRGKSTIFITDESLIPPKIYQAPFDKSLEKYCFNSQILGAKLDGNNRILQLLLQTKNSYKTLHFTLQFEFTGRNTNLILLDSNNLVLDALRHITKEQSFREVRIQKPLLPLPQPITSPKIRDEGELFSVLKKNFKALQQKELDHKIQKSKTTLQHKISQTKHFLNHLENKELLESNAKKEAYLGQLIVENLYLHPNFRGDSITLNSTLITLPTQAHSLSHAAQIFFENSKKLAKKAKNIHLQAQNLNEKLNFYESLLEMIQNVTNSNDLQILNSNFQKDSIKKEFKKETKQFESFFIEGIKVSIGKNERENIVLLKEARADDIWMHIRNLPSSHCIIHCGKSKISDIILYKAAKILIGFTKSFSGNYDIDYTRRKFVKITQGANVVYAKEQTLRLKRIKNGCNSCWQHDLYQSKRTSWLCATGKHTGKA from the coding sequence ATGAACTTAAGCACGCTCCAAAAATTTGCCAACTTCTTAACCCAAACTCCGCCATTAAAACTCCGTATAATCCGTAGAATCGGGGATAATCTCTTTAAACTTGACCTAAATGGAGAGCTTTTTTTTATAGATTTAACGCGTGGAAAATCTACAATTTTTATTACAGATGAATCGCTAATTCCACCAAAAATTTACCAAGCTCCCTTTGACAAAAGCTTAGAGAAATATTGCTTTAACTCCCAAATTTTAGGTGCGAAACTTGATGGCAATAACAGAATCTTACAACTTCTTTTGCAAACAAAAAACAGCTACAAAACCCTGCATTTCACACTTCAATTTGAATTTACAGGACGCAACACAAACCTTATTCTTTTAGATTCCAACAATCTCGTCCTAGACGCCTTACGCCACATCACAAAGGAACAATCCTTTAGAGAAGTTAGAATCCAAAAACCGCTTTTGCCACTTCCACAGCCCATAACTTCTCCAAAAATACGCGATGAAGGCGAGCTCTTTAGCGTTTTAAAAAAAAATTTTAAAGCCTTGCAACAAAAAGAGCTAGATCATAAAATCCAAAAATCTAAAACCACTCTCCAGCACAAAATCTCACAAACCAAGCATTTTTTAAACCACCTAGAAAACAAAGAATTGCTAGAATCTAACGCAAAAAAAGAAGCATATTTAGGACAGCTTATCGTAGAAAATCTGTATTTACATCCAAATTTTAGGGGTGATTCTATCACGCTAAATTCCACGCTTATAACACTCCCAACCCAAGCGCATTCCCTAAGCCACGCAGCGCAAATTTTCTTTGAAAATTCCAAAAAACTTGCCAAAAAGGCAAAAAACATTCATCTTCAAGCCCAAAACCTAAATGAAAAATTAAATTTTTATGAAAGTTTGCTTGAAATGATACAAAATGTAACAAATTCTAATGACTTACAAATTTTAAATTCTAATTTTCAAAAAGATTCCATAAAAAAAGAATTCAAAAAAGAAACTAAGCAATTTGAAAGCTTTTTTATAGAAGGGATTAAAGTATCTATTGGTAAAAATGAACGCGAAAACATCGTGCTCTTAAAAGAAGCGCGCGCTGATGATATTTGGATGCACATTCGCAATCTCCCAAGCTCTCATTGCATTATTCATTGTGGAAAATCAAAAATTTCCGATATAATCCTATACAAAGCCGCTAAAATTTTAATCGGATTCACAAAAAGTTTTAGCGGAAATTATGATATAGATTACACAAGGCGCAAATTTGTGAAAATCACACAAGGTGCAAATGTTGTCTATGCAAAAGAGCAAACACTCCGGCTAAAAAGGATTAAAAATGGCTGTAACTCCTGTTGGCAACATGACTTATATCAATCAAAACGCACAAGTTGGCTCTGTGCAACAGGCAAACACACAGGTAAAGCTTGA
- a CDS encoding NAD(+)/NADH kinase, producing MPPFMKSHSKITQDNTKHNIQTLGVFLRPSTPELKDYFLEFQAKATQLEFRVILDSISAGMIGMRGLNFDELCKEADVLISIGGDGTLISTARRSVTYKKPILGINMGHLGFLTDLQKHEAEAFLPSLKSGNYTITEHMMLEGRIQDNTNFFALNDIVLTRLNDAGMIHLKAYIDGEYFNAYYGDGLIIATPTGSTAYNISAGGAVVYPFSKNILLTPICAHSLTQRPLILPDSFEIAIELGEAGRCNIVIDGQESKPLKFGEKITICAKNEGVRLIHSPHWNYFKILREKFHWGDFE from the coding sequence ATGCCACCTTTTATGAAAAGCCATTCTAAAATAACCCAAGATAACACAAAGCACAACATACAAACTCTAGGCGTTTTCTTGCGCCCATCTACTCCAGAACTTAAAGATTACTTCTTGGAGTTTCAAGCAAAGGCTACACAATTAGAGTTTCGTGTTATTTTGGATTCTATTAGTGCTGGAATGATTGGAATGCGCGGTTTAAATTTCGATGAGCTTTGCAAAGAAGCAGATGTGTTAATCTCCATAGGTGGCGATGGCACGCTAATTTCTACTGCTAGGCGCTCTGTGACTTATAAAAAGCCAATTTTAGGCATTAATATGGGGCATTTAGGATTCCTTACAGACTTGCAAAAACACGAAGCGGAAGCCTTTTTGCCAAGCTTAAAAAGTGGCAATTATACTATCACTGAACACATGATGCTAGAAGGTAGAATCCAAGATAACACAAACTTTTTTGCACTTAATGATATTGTCCTAACGCGCCTAAATGATGCAGGAATGATTCATCTAAAAGCCTATATTGATGGCGAGTATTTTAATGCCTATTATGGCGATGGCTTAATTATCGCCACTCCCACAGGCTCCACAGCCTATAATATTAGTGCTGGGGGTGCTGTGGTATATCCCTTTTCTAAAAATATTCTTTTAACGCCCATTTGCGCGCATTCTTTAACCCAACGCCCACTCATCTTACCAGATTCCTTTGAAATTGCTATTGAACTAGGTGAAGCTGGGCGTTGCAATATCGTTATTGACGGACAAGAGAGTAAGCCATTAAAATTTGGTGAAAAAATCACAATTTGCGCCAAAAACGAGGGTGTGCGCCTAATCCACAGCCCACACTGGAATTACTTTAAAATCTTAAGAGAGAAATTTCACTGGGGGGATTTTGAATAA
- the fabG gene encoding 3-oxoacyl-ACP reductase FabG, with translation MKFCGKNVLITGASKGIGAEIAKVLAKEGLKVWINYRSKPELADTLKAEIEASGGSAAVVCFDATDEEAFIAGLNAITSSDGELAFLVNNAGITNDKLSMRMKTEDFTSVLEANLTSSFIGCREALKIMRKQGYGAVVNISSIIGEIGNLGQCNYAASKGGMIAMTKSFAKEGGSKGIRFNCVTPGFIESDMTKALKDEIKTEYAKNIPLGRFGSGEEVAGAVAFLLSNSANYITGEVLKVNGGLYM, from the coding sequence ATGAAATTTTGTGGAAAAAATGTTTTAATAACAGGTGCTAGCAAAGGTATTGGCGCAGAAATTGCTAAAGTCTTAGCAAAAGAAGGTTTAAAAGTGTGGATTAACTACCGCTCTAAACCTGAACTTGCAGATACCCTAAAAGCAGAGATTGAAGCAAGTGGCGGAAGTGCAGCTGTTGTGTGCTTTGACGCAACAGATGAAGAAGCCTTTATTGCAGGGTTAAACGCAATTACAAGCAGTGATGGCGAACTTGCATTTTTAGTCAATAACGCAGGTATTACTAATGATAAACTCTCAATGCGTATGAAAACAGAAGATTTTACTTCCGTGCTTGAAGCAAATCTTACTTCAAGTTTTATTGGCTGTCGTGAAGCCTTAAAAATTATGCGCAAACAAGGCTATGGAGCGGTTGTAAATATTTCTTCAATCATCGGTGAAATCGGCAACCTTGGGCAATGCAATTATGCAGCAAGCAAGGGCGGAATGATTGCGATGACCAAATCTTTTGCCAAAGAAGGAGGAAGTAAAGGAATCCGATTTAATTGTGTAACTCCGGGCTTTATTGAAAGTGATATGACAAAAGCCTTAAAAGATGAAATTAAAACAGAATACGCCAAAAATATCCCTCTAGGACGCTTTGGAAGCGGTGAAGAAGTAGCAGGTGCAGTTGCGTTTTTACTCTCAAATAGCGCAAACTACATAACAGGCGAAGTCTTAAAAGTAAATGGCGGACTCTATATGTAG